The Methanothrix soehngenii GP6 genome has a window encoding:
- the hisA gene encoding 1-(5-phosphoribosyl)-5-[(5-phosphoribosylamino)methylideneamino]imidazole-4-carboxamide isomerase gives MSFSFFPAVDLRGGKCVQLVGGVPGTEVVALDNPLAQAERWIDEGADHLHIIDLDGAIQGKRANASILAQIVKELDVYIQVGGGIRSEEEARDVLRLGVDRVILGTAALKDPDMIAQLAEEHGRERIMVALDVKRGDVTTEGWQKTLGKRAMELGRLFEDKGAGSILFTNIDVEGRERGIDIQPTRELVAALRIPVVAAGGVTSIDDVLALRDAGAAGAVAGTAIYTGKLSVSATLQALRR, from the coding sequence ATGAGTTTTTCATTCTTTCCTGCAGTGGACCTGCGAGGCGGCAAATGCGTGCAGCTGGTGGGAGGAGTACCAGGAACTGAGGTAGTGGCCCTGGACAATCCCCTCGCCCAGGCAGAGCGCTGGATCGACGAAGGCGCTGACCACCTGCACATCATCGACCTGGACGGGGCGATTCAGGGCAAGAGGGCGAACGCTTCCATCCTCGCTCAGATCGTAAAGGAGCTGGACGTCTATATCCAGGTAGGGGGGGGCATTCGGTCAGAAGAGGAAGCGAGGGATGTTCTCCGCCTGGGCGTAGATAGGGTGATCCTGGGAACTGCCGCCCTGAAAGATCCCGATATGATCGCCCAATTGGCTGAGGAGCACGGTCGGGAGAGAATTATGGTGGCCCTGGATGTCAAGCGAGGGGATGTCACCACCGAGGGCTGGCAGAAGACCTTAGGCAAGAGGGCGATGGAGCTGGGCAGATTGTTCGAGGATAAGGGGGCGGGGTCCATCCTCTTCACGAACATCGATGTTGAAGGCAGGGAGCGAGGAATCGATATCCAGCCTACACGAGAGCTGGTGGCAGCCCTCAGAATACCGGTTGTCGCTGCCGGCGGGGTCACCTCCATCGATGACGTCCTCGCCCTGAGGGATGCTGGGGCTGCAGGAGCCGTGGCCGGGACGGCCATTTACACCGGAAAATTGAGCGTCTCAGCTACTCTGCAGGCCCTGCGAAGATAG